A stretch of Chanodichthys erythropterus isolate Z2021 chromosome 20, ASM2448905v1, whole genome shotgun sequence DNA encodes these proteins:
- the spata2 gene encoding spermatogenesis-associated protein 2, producing the protein MDAKLREDLFRRYVASLENRLEEGTGEGRGDKQGTKTEEALISTATALLGSYQPDPGQRFRMVRFYDIAENSLRTQRGANLRTLETAFATLETICTNLLLFPWKKEFRCIKTFTGPYVYQLQSVICDADLRSLLRSMGYSRDQELQYHVRDHPGGASHLRQLAFELLLAQAECRLLSEVVSMSRGFASELEAVEVRRNTREDAAGCADALRRRESLTGDLSRLSVRPMDIDRAHLRRSGRPSKSVDVTDSAGHWHQASKPVLKASLSLRKEPLFVDTEEDVKDEIIRPSPSLYPVAAPPSYSPVADFFPIQSPPSEPYSYHLSSLDEVDLYTERGLGGHQMPSRPPSREPREARDSWVLKGHIMKCQGCGLGYPSLSSCQRCDMILCSSCHAVEPTPCCGFQDYTKTSRPLDGYMPIKEKLSVYSNAHSHTHPHPHPLPHAQSHSLLLDKAVMSAKLFPSKPVGSGSSPVVSSVSGGSSSSGGERLSVGGSRCGFCNKPGASHTCVNCSKVSCDMCMSLYASDVCTRKNPHHNFVPNHQLNFKSSTISHLVYR; encoded by the exons ATGGATGCCAAGTTGCGAGAAGATTTGTTCCGCAGGTATGTGGCATCTCTGGAGAATCGGCTTGAGGAGGGAACTGGTGAAGGAAGAGGAGATAAGCAAGGAACTAAGACTGAGGAAGCACTTATTTCTACTGCAACAGCACTGCTAGGCTCATACCAGCCTGATCCAGGGCAGCGCTTTCGCATGGTTCGGTTCTATGACATAGCTGAGAACTCATTGAGGACTCAGAGAGGAGCAAACTTGCGGACATTGGAGACAGCCTTTGCAACGTTGGAAACCATCTGTACCAACTTGCTGCTCTTTCCGTGGAAGAAGGAGTTCCGTTGCATTAAG ACCTTCACAGGGCCATACGTGTACCAGTTGCAATCGGTGATATGCGACGCAGACCTGCGTTCACTTCTGCGTTCCATGGGCTATTCAAGAGACCAGGAATTGCAGTACCACGTTAGGGACCATCCAGGCGGAGCTTCCCACCTTCGACAGCTTGCCTTTGAACTGCTTCTCGCCCAGGCTGAATGCCGTCTACTCAGCGAGGTGGTGTCCATGTCTCGGGGTTTTGCCTCAGAGCTGGAGGCCGTGGAGGTGAGAAGGAACACCAGAGAAGATGCAGCAGGGTGTGCTGACGCCCTCCGTCGACGAGAGAGCCTTACCGGAGACTTGTCCCGCCTGTCTGTGCGGCCAATGGATATCGACCGTGCACACCTAAGGCGAAGCGGTCGGCCGTCCAAGTCAGTGGATGTAACGGACAGTGCAGGACACTGGCACCAAGCCAGCAAGCCAGTGTTAAAGGCTTCACTCAGTCTGCGCAAAGAGCCATTGTTTGTTGACACAGAGGAAGACGTGAAGGATGAAATCATCCGACCTAGCCCCTCGCTTTACCCTGTGGCAGCACCACCCTCTTACAGCCCAGTGGCTGACTTCTTTCCTATTCAGTCACCCCCGTCTGAGCCATACTCCTACCACTTGTCCTCCTTGGATGAGGTGGACTTGTACACTGAGCGGGGATTGGGTGGCCACCAGATGCCCTCTAGACCCCCGAGCCGGGAGCCTCGAGAAGCCCGGGACAGTTGGGTTCTGAAGGGGCACATAATGAAGTGCCAGGGCTGCGGCCTGGGCTACCCTTCGCTCTCCTCTTGCCAGAGGTGTGACATGATCTTGTGTTCATCCTGCCATGCAGTGGAACCGACGCCTTGTTGCGGCTTCCAGGATTACACTAAAACTTCCCGACCTCTGGATGGCTACATGCCCATCAAGGAGAAGTTGTCCGTCTACTCCAACGCCCACTCGCACACTCACCCTCACCCTCATCCACTCCCTCATGCTCAGTCCCACTCGCTGTTGCTGGACAAAGCTGTGATGAGCGCCAAGCTGTTTCCCAGTAAACCTGTGGGTTCGGGCAGCAGTCCAGTGGTCAGCTCTGTCAGTggtggcagcagcagcagtggGGGTGAGCGGCTGAGTGTGGGCGGTTCCCGCTGTGGCTTTTGCAACAAGCCAGGGGCCTCTCACACCTGTGTGAACTGCTCCAAGGTGTCATGTGACATGTGCATGAGCCTTTACGCCAGTGATGTGTGCACCCGCAAAAATCCTCATCATAACTTTGTGCCCAATCATCAACTCAATTTCAAATCCAGCACCATATCCCACCTCGTATATCGATAG